A stretch of the Streptococcus himalayensis genome encodes the following:
- the dapD gene encoding 2,3,4,5-tetrahydropyridine-2,6-dicarboxylate N-acetyltransferase produces MSATKMTAQEIIQFIADAKKKTAVKVTFEGELAQPVPETVTKLGNVLFGDWADIEPLLVSLTENKDYVVEQDARNSAVPLLDKRSINARIEPGAIIRDQVEIGDNAVIMMGAVINIGAEIGSGTMIDMGAILGGRAIVGKNSHVGAGAVLAGVIEPASAEPVRVGDHVLIGANAVVIEGVQIGSGSVVAAGAIVTQDVPENVVVAGVPARIIKEIDEQTQQKTALEDALRTL; encoded by the coding sequence ATGTCAGCAACGAAAATGACAGCACAAGAAATTATCCAATTTATTGCGGATGCGAAAAAGAAAACAGCGGTGAAAGTGACCTTTGAGGGTGAACTCGCGCAACCTGTACCTGAAACAGTGACCAAATTAGGCAATGTCCTTTTTGGTGATTGGGCGGATATCGAGCCCTTGCTTGTGTCACTGACGGAGAATAAGGATTATGTCGTGGAGCAAGATGCAAGAAATTCTGCCGTGCCTTTACTAGACAAGCGTTCCATCAATGCACGGATTGAGCCAGGGGCTATTATCCGCGATCAAGTGGAAATTGGGGATAATGCGGTGATTATGATGGGAGCGGTCATCAATATTGGTGCCGAAATCGGTAGCGGAACCATGATTGATATGGGCGCTATTCTCGGCGGTCGTGCCATTGTTGGAAAAAATAGTCATGTGGGTGCTGGAGCAGTCTTGGCAGGTGTTATTGAGCCAGCTAGTGCCGAGCCGGTGCGTGTTGGGGACCATGTTTTAATTGGAGCCAATGCTGTCGTGATTGAGGGCGTGCAGATTGGCAGTGGTTCAGTTGTAGCAGCTGGTGCCATCGTGACTCAAGATGTTCCTGAAAATGTGGTTGTTGCAGGAGTGCCTGCTCGAATTATCAAAGAAATCGATGAACAGACCCAGCAAAAAACAGCTCTAGAAGACGCTCTACGGACGCTTTAA
- a CDS encoding 16S rRNA (uracil(1498)-N(3))-methyltransferase — MQQYFVKGEAISPVTIEDKDTIKHMFQVMRLAKGDQVVLVFDDGVKRLARVVNEAEYCFELLEDLPDQVELPVEVTIACGFPKGDKLEFLAQKTTELGASQLWAFPADWSVVKWDSKKLVKKVEKLQKIALGAAEQSKRNRVPEVTLFTHQADFLATLDSFDRILIAYEESAKEGERSALVEVLSSLSNGEKILFIFGPEGGLSPDEVAQFERKGGRKVGLGPRIMRAETAPLYALTSVSILRELM; from the coding sequence ATGCAGCAGTATTTTGTAAAGGGTGAAGCAATTTCACCTGTGACGATTGAAGATAAGGACACAATTAAGCACATGTTTCAGGTCATGCGCTTGGCAAAAGGTGATCAAGTGGTCTTGGTTTTTGATGATGGAGTGAAGCGCTTAGCGCGCGTGGTCAATGAAGCAGAATACTGCTTTGAACTCCTTGAGGACTTGCCTGACCAAGTGGAATTACCGGTCGAGGTAACGATTGCCTGCGGTTTTCCTAAGGGGGACAAATTAGAATTTCTTGCCCAGAAAACGACAGAGTTAGGTGCAAGTCAGCTCTGGGCCTTTCCGGCAGATTGGTCCGTGGTCAAATGGGATAGTAAGAAACTTGTCAAAAAGGTCGAAAAGTTGCAGAAAATTGCCCTAGGAGCAGCAGAGCAAAGCAAGCGTAATAGGGTACCGGAGGTCACCTTGTTTACTCATCAAGCGGATTTTCTTGCAACATTGGACTCGTTTGACCGCATTTTGATTGCCTATGAAGAATCAGCTAAGGAAGGAGAGCGGTCGGCCTTGGTAGAAGTTCTTTCGAGCCTTTCTAATGGCGAAAAAATTCTCTTTATCTTTGGTCCTGAAGGTGGTTTGTCGCCTGATGAAGTGGCACAATTTGAAAGGAAGGGTGGCCGCAAGGTCGGTCTTGGGCCACGGATTATGCGGGCAGAGACAGCTCCGCTTTATGCACTGACCAGTGTTAGTATCTTGAGAGAATTGATGTAG
- a CDS encoding 5-formyltetrahydrofolate cyclo-ligase, producing the protein MKDALRQEVLSWMKDFSGAEKERADEWLIGQILASTAYQKAKVLATYLSFSHEMATDFLIATALKDGKQVLVPKTYPQGRMIFVDYNPEQLVQTSFGLLEPRSELAVDPAMIDLIHVPGVVFTKEGYRIGYGGGYYDRYLADYKGKTVSTIYGFQERDFEPEVHDIQIGKVYKYGKTMG; encoded by the coding sequence ATGAAAGACGCATTAAGACAAGAAGTATTGAGCTGGATGAAAGATTTTTCGGGTGCTGAAAAGGAGCGGGCAGATGAGTGGCTTATTGGGCAAATATTAGCTAGCACTGCCTATCAAAAGGCGAAGGTGCTTGCCACTTATCTGTCCTTTTCTCACGAGATGGCAACAGATTTCCTGATTGCGACAGCTTTAAAGGATGGAAAGCAGGTGCTAGTCCCCAAGACTTATCCACAGGGGCGGATGATTTTTGTGGACTATAATCCTGAGCAACTGGTGCAAACTTCTTTTGGTCTATTAGAGCCTCGGAGCGAGCTTGCGGTTGATCCAGCTATGATTGACTTGATTCATGTTCCCGGGGTTGTCTTTACGAAAGAGGGGTATCGGATTGGCTATGGTGGTGGCTATTATGACCGCTATTTGGCGGATTATAAGGGTAAAACGGTTAGTACGATTTATGGCTTTCAAGAAAGGGATTTTGAGCCTGAGGTCCATGATATTCAGATAGGAAAGGTATATAAATATGGAAAAACTATGGGATAA
- the prmA gene encoding 50S ribosomal protein L11 methyltransferase translates to MWQELRVELEREGEEIVSNLLIELGAQGVAIEDTADYVDKEDLFGEIVPEKEQSDRITIVAYYPENFAIEDVKESLLERLKEVSDFLDPNTVRLEEQSLEEEDWADNWKKYYEPARITHDLTIVPSWTEYEATAGEKVIRLDPGMAFGTGTHPTTKMSLFALEQVLRGGERVLDVGTGSGVLSIASSLLGASEIHAYDLDEVAVRVAQENIDLNANTENITVQTGDLLRGVELEADVIVANILADILVYLTDDAYRLLKDEGYLIMSGIIADKLDMVLEAAYRAGFFLETQMTQGEWNALVLKKTQDISGVIGG, encoded by the coding sequence ATGTGGCAGGAATTACGGGTAGAGCTAGAGCGAGAAGGTGAGGAGATTGTATCCAATCTCTTGATTGAGCTGGGAGCGCAGGGAGTTGCGATTGAAGATACGGCAGATTATGTGGACAAGGAGGACTTGTTCGGAGAAATTGTACCTGAAAAGGAACAGTCAGATCGAATTACGATTGTTGCTTACTATCCAGAAAATTTTGCAATTGAAGATGTCAAGGAGAGCCTCCTTGAGCGCTTGAAAGAAGTTAGTGACTTTTTAGACCCAAACACGGTTCGCTTGGAGGAACAGTCCTTGGAAGAGGAAGACTGGGCTGATAACTGGAAGAAATATTATGAGCCAGCACGGATTACCCACGATTTGACGATTGTGCCGTCTTGGACGGAATATGAGGCGACAGCTGGGGAGAAGGTCATTCGGCTCGATCCTGGTATGGCCTTTGGGACTGGAACGCATCCGACGACCAAGATGAGCTTATTTGCCTTAGAGCAAGTGTTACGAGGTGGCGAGCGTGTTCTTGATGTTGGAACAGGAAGTGGGGTGCTATCGATTGCGAGTTCCCTTCTTGGTGCGAGTGAGATTCATGCCTATGACCTTGATGAGGTTGCAGTACGGGTTGCACAGGAAAATATTGATTTGAATGCTAATACAGAGAATATTACCGTACAAACAGGGGATCTACTCCGTGGCGTAGAGCTTGAGGCGGATGTCATTGTAGCCAATATTTTGGCAGATATTCTGGTGTATTTGACAGATGACGCTTATCGCTTGCTCAAAGACGAAGGGTATCTGATTATGAGTGGGATTATTGCGGACAAGTTGGATATGGTATTAGAAGCAGCCTATCGTGCAGGCTTCTTCTTGGAAACCCAGATGACTCAAGGAGAATGGAATGCTCTTGTTTTGAAAAAAACACAGGATATTTCAGGTGTCATAGGAGGCTAG
- a CDS encoding rhomboid family intramembrane serine protease, with amino-acid sequence MEKLWDKRYPVTSGLLALTTLVFLAMLLLRGFAYSSTQTIFDFGGVYGQAMLAFPSQLWRLVSAIFVHIGFEHFFLNMLTLYFIGRQAEDIFGSIKFLLLYLLAGIMGNMFVFFFTPNAVGAGASTSLFGIFGAIIMLRYAVRNPYIQQLGQSYRSLLVVNLLFSLLPGISLGGHLGGALGGALCAVFLPVRGERRAYSLVERILALVAYLLLVFGLLFLAFSRR; translated from the coding sequence ATGGAAAAACTATGGGATAAGCGTTACCCAGTGACCAGCGGTTTACTGGCATTGACAACGCTTGTGTTCTTAGCGATGTTACTGTTGCGAGGCTTTGCTTATAGTAGCACGCAAACTATTTTTGATTTTGGCGGTGTTTATGGACAGGCAATGCTGGCTTTTCCAAGTCAGCTATGGCGGCTAGTATCAGCGATTTTTGTCCACATTGGCTTCGAGCATTTTTTCCTCAATATGCTGACCTTATATTTTATCGGTCGGCAGGCGGAGGATATTTTTGGCTCTATTAAGTTTCTCTTGCTCTATCTGTTGGCAGGTATCATGGGAAATATGTTTGTCTTTTTCTTCACCCCAAATGCGGTGGGAGCAGGAGCTTCTACCTCGCTGTTTGGGATTTTTGGAGCTATTATCATGCTTCGCTATGCGGTTAGAAATCCCTATATTCAGCAGTTGGGACAATCCTATCGGTCGCTTTTGGTGGTTAATTTACTCTTTAGTCTGTTGCCGGGAATTAGTCTAGGAGGCCATCTGGGGGGAGCACTAGGAGGTGCCCTCTGTGCTGTGTTTCTGCCGGTGCGAGGGGAAAGACGAGCGTATAGTTTAGTAGAAAGAATTCTAGCCCTTGTTGCCTATCTTTTGTTGGTATTTGGTTTACTCTTTCTAGCTTTTAGCCGTCGCTAA
- the tyrS gene encoding tyrosine--tRNA ligase, with translation MHIFDELKERGLVFQTTDEDALRKALEEGQVSYYSGYDPTADSLHLGHLVPILVCRHLQLAGHKPYPLVGGATGLIGDPSFKDTERSLQTKDTVDSWVKSIQAQLERFLDFENGDNKAVMTNNYDWFASISFIDFLRDIGKYFTVNYMMSKESVKKRIETGISYTEFAYQIMQGFDFYELNRLHNVTLQIGGSDQWGNMTAGTELLRRKADKTGHVITVPLITDATGKKFGKSEGNAVWLNADKTSPYEMYQFWMNVMDADAIRFLKIFTFLPLDEIEEIRKQFEAAPHERLAQKILAREVVTLVHGEAAYKEALNITEQLFAGNIKNLSVKELKQGLRGVPNHTVTAEDSLNIVELLVTAGVVNSKRQAREDVQNGAIYLNGDRVQDLDYALTDADKLENELTVIRRGKKKYFVITY, from the coding sequence ATGCACATTTTTGATGAGCTAAAAGAACGTGGCTTGGTTTTTCAAACCACAGATGAAGATGCTTTACGAAAAGCCTTAGAAGAGGGTCAAGTCTCTTATTATTCAGGCTACGATCCCACTGCCGACAGCCTACATTTAGGACATTTGGTCCCAATCCTTGTCTGCCGCCACTTGCAACTGGCTGGTCACAAACCCTACCCTCTTGTAGGAGGCGCAACTGGTCTGATTGGAGACCCTTCTTTCAAAGATACCGAACGGAGCTTGCAAACAAAAGATACGGTGGATAGCTGGGTGAAAAGTATCCAAGCTCAACTAGAACGTTTCCTTGATTTTGAAAATGGGGACAACAAGGCTGTCATGACCAACAACTATGATTGGTTCGCGAGCATCAGTTTTATTGATTTCTTGCGCGACATCGGCAAATACTTCACGGTCAACTACATGATGAGTAAGGAATCAGTGAAAAAGCGGATTGAAACAGGGATTTCCTACACAGAATTTGCCTACCAAATCATGCAAGGCTTTGACTTCTATGAACTCAATCGCTTGCATAATGTCACTCTCCAAATTGGCGGAAGTGACCAGTGGGGCAATATGACTGCCGGAACTGAATTACTCCGCCGTAAGGCAGACAAAACTGGCCATGTCATTACTGTTCCACTCATTACTGATGCGACTGGTAAAAAATTCGGAAAATCAGAAGGCAATGCCGTTTGGCTCAATGCTGATAAGACTTCACCATACGAAATGTACCAATTTTGGATGAATGTTATGGATGCCGATGCCATTCGTTTCTTGAAAATTTTCACCTTCTTACCACTTGACGAAATTGAAGAAATCCGAAAACAATTTGAAGCAGCACCTCATGAACGCCTAGCTCAAAAAATCCTTGCCCGTGAAGTGGTGACCTTGGTCCACGGTGAAGCAGCTTACAAAGAAGCACTAAACATTACTGAGCAACTGTTTGCAGGAAATATCAAAAACCTTTCTGTCAAAGAACTCAAACAAGGACTTCGTGGCGTGCCAAACCACACTGTAACAGCAGAGGATAGCCTCAACATTGTTGAACTCCTTGTGACGGCAGGCGTTGTGAATTCTAAGCGTCAAGCTCGTGAAGATGTCCAAAATGGAGCGATTTACCTGAACGGAGATCGTGTACAGGATCTTGACTATGCATTGACAGATGCTGACAAACTCGAAAACGAATTAACCGTTATCCGCCGTGGTAAGAAAAAATATTTCGTTATTACTTATTAA
- a CDS encoding HIT family protein, whose amino-acid sequence MTCIFCHDISEEAILYQSRHFKLVWDIDPIQTGHLLIISKDHFTSLSELPLPLLHELAELEQEVITLMEETLPIDGVTLLRNDKNLMDEGTHFHSHLIPRQKGDGFWEHITLHKSSYSLHILEQTMRSR is encoded by the coding sequence ATGACGTGTATCTTTTGTCACGATATTTCAGAGGAAGCCATTCTGTATCAAAGCAGACATTTCAAACTAGTTTGGGATATAGACCCCATTCAGACAGGACACCTCTTGATAATCAGTAAAGACCATTTTACCAGCCTGTCTGAACTCCCCTTGCCCCTTCTTCATGAGCTAGCAGAGCTAGAGCAAGAGGTGATCACTCTTATGGAGGAGACACTCCCCATTGACGGTGTTACTCTTCTACGCAATGACAAAAATCTAATGGACGAGGGGACACATTTTCATTCCCATCTTATCCCACGGCAAAAAGGAGACGGTTTTTGGGAGCATATCACCCTCCATAAGAGTTCCTACTCCCTTCACATCTTAGAACAAACCATGAGGTCTCGTTAA
- the pbp1b gene encoding penicillin-binding protein PBP1B — protein sequence MKGYFQKRPKKERIPKEEWTIGDVAGVGLRTLKLLSNLLFILGFLGFLFGTGIALGYTASLLDDVKVPDKEELVTQIRNISAISELKYADGSSISAIDSDLLRVAVESQDISENIKKAVIATEDEHFKEHNGIVTKAVFRATLGSVVGIGSSSGGSTLTQQLIKQQVVGDAPTFKRKAVEIVDALALERYLSKDEILTTYLNVAPFGRNNKGQNIAGVEEAARGIFGVAAKDLSIPQSAFIAGLPQSPIVYSPYAADGRLKSPENMALGLERAKNVLYNMYRTGALTEEEYNLYKDYDLSQEFLPAERIPEITHDYLYFTAMEEARKVMYDYVIKRDQVSEQDLKNDATVKAYQELAAKELSEGGYIVTTTINKNIHTAMQNAVDNFGGLLNDGTGFVETGNVLMDNRTGAVLGFIGGRDYQSNQNNHAFDTVRSPGSTIKPILAYGIAIDQGLMGSASVLSNYPTNFSSGEPIMHVDSRGTAMMDLQEALNTSWNIPAYWTYQLLREKGVNVRGYMEKMGYDIAEYGIESLPMGGGVEVSVAQHTNGFQTLANNGVYLEKYMVAKITKKDGTVIYEHTDNPVQVYSKATATIMQQLLRGVLTSGATTTFRSRLSQINGQVAGGDWIGKTGTSQFNGDMWLMLSTPKVTLGGWIGHDDNTSMAPLTGYNNNANFMANLVNAIHQADPSVLGINEKFNLDPSVIKTDVLKSTGDRPATVTINGRTISVSGQMVPSYWAKNGAPATSYRFGIGGSDSDYQKAWAAILGNR from the coding sequence ATGAAGGGTTACTTCCAGAAACGACCGAAAAAGGAAAGAATTCCCAAAGAAGAGTGGACCATAGGAGATGTTGCAGGTGTGGGTCTGAGAACCTTGAAACTCCTTTCTAATTTACTATTTATTTTAGGTTTTCTGGGTTTCTTATTTGGAACAGGGATTGCCTTGGGCTATACGGCTAGTCTTTTGGATGATGTTAAAGTGCCAGATAAGGAAGAATTGGTCACGCAAATCCGTAACATTTCAGCGATTTCTGAGTTAAAGTATGCGGATGGCAGTTCGATTTCGGCCATTGATAGCGATTTGTTACGGGTTGCAGTAGAAAGCCAAGATATTTCAGAAAATATTAAAAAAGCAGTGATTGCTACCGAAGATGAGCATTTTAAGGAGCATAATGGAATTGTGACCAAGGCAGTTTTCCGGGCAACCTTAGGCTCTGTGGTTGGGATTGGCTCTTCTAGTGGAGGCTCGACCCTCACGCAGCAATTGATCAAGCAGCAGGTGGTGGGAGACGCACCGACTTTTAAACGCAAGGCAGTGGAAATTGTGGATGCACTCGCCCTCGAACGCTATTTATCAAAAGATGAGATTTTGACAACCTACCTAAACGTTGCCCCCTTTGGTCGGAATAATAAGGGGCAAAATATTGCAGGTGTAGAGGAGGCTGCTAGAGGAATCTTTGGTGTGGCAGCCAAGGACTTGAGCATTCCGCAGTCGGCCTTTATCGCTGGACTTCCGCAAAGTCCGATTGTTTATTCTCCTTATGCAGCAGATGGTCGCCTGAAAAGTCCTGAAAATATGGCACTGGGACTAGAGCGAGCCAAGAATGTCCTCTATAATATGTACCGGACAGGTGCTCTAACAGAAGAAGAATATAATCTTTACAAGGATTATGACCTCAGCCAAGAATTTTTACCAGCTGAGCGAATTCCAGAGATTACCCATGACTACCTCTACTTCACAGCGATGGAAGAAGCCAGAAAAGTGATGTATGATTATGTCATCAAGAGAGATCAGGTTTCTGAGCAGGATTTGAAAAATGATGCGACGGTCAAGGCCTACCAAGAACTTGCTGCCAAAGAATTGAGCGAGGGAGGCTATATTGTCACCACGACCATCAATAAAAATATCCACACAGCCATGCAGAATGCTGTGGACAATTTTGGTGGTCTTTTGAATGACGGGACTGGTTTTGTAGAGACTGGAAATGTGTTGATGGACAATCGAACAGGGGCTGTTCTTGGATTTATTGGTGGACGAGATTACCAGTCCAATCAAAATAATCACGCCTTTGACACCGTCCGTTCGCCAGGATCCACCATTAAACCGATTTTGGCCTATGGAATTGCCATCGATCAAGGTTTGATGGGAAGTGCCAGCGTTCTTTCCAATTACCCAACCAACTTCTCCAGTGGGGAGCCGATTATGCACGTTGATAGCCGAGGAACAGCCATGATGGACCTCCAAGAGGCTCTGAATACATCTTGGAATATTCCAGCTTACTGGACCTACCAGCTGCTTCGAGAAAAAGGGGTAAATGTCCGTGGATACATGGAAAAAATGGGGTATGATATTGCAGAATACGGTATTGAAAGTCTCCCGATGGGGGGCGGTGTAGAAGTCTCTGTTGCTCAACATACCAACGGATTTCAAACCTTGGCCAATAATGGAGTCTACCTAGAAAAGTATATGGTTGCAAAAATCACCAAAAAAGATGGCACTGTGATTTATGAGCATACAGATAATCCTGTGCAAGTGTATTCCAAGGCTACAGCGACCATTATGCAGCAGTTGCTTCGGGGGGTTCTAACCTCTGGTGCCACAACGACTTTCCGCTCTCGCTTGTCGCAAATCAATGGTCAAGTAGCAGGCGGAGATTGGATTGGAAAAACAGGAACGAGCCAGTTCAATGGCGATATGTGGCTGATGTTATCAACTCCTAAAGTGACCTTAGGAGGATGGATTGGGCATGATGACAATACCTCCATGGCTCCTCTGACTGGCTATAATAACAATGCCAATTTTATGGCCAACTTGGTCAACGCGATTCATCAAGCAGATCCGAGCGTTCTGGGCATCAATGAAAAATTTAACCTAGATCCTAGTGTCATTAAGACAGATGTCTTGAAATCAACAGGAGATAGACCAGCAACGGTGACAATCAATGGACGTACGATCAGTGTGAGTGGTCAGATGGTTCCAAGCTATTGGGCAAAAAATGGCGCCCCTGCTACAAGCTATCGCTTTGGAATTGGTGGTTCAGATAGCGATTACCAGAAAGCCTGGGCAGCTATTTTAGGAAATCGATAA
- a CDS encoding NUDIX hydrolase, with protein sequence MAEYWDAYLANGQKTEHILERGKAIPQGLYHLVVECILVHTDGSILFMQRDGKKASYPHYYEATAGGSALFGESSETAILREIAEKTGIHLQTDQLIHYHHFVAHDDQCIFDLFWAKVDNRKDTITLQDGETSDFIWIAPADLPNFLETQLVIPRQKEYVEQLFLEKE encoded by the coding sequence ATGGCAGAATACTGGGACGCCTACTTGGCAAACGGACAAAAGACAGAGCATATCCTAGAGCGAGGAAAAGCAATTCCACAAGGCCTTTACCACTTGGTCGTCGAATGTATCCTCGTTCATACGGACGGCAGTATCTTATTCATGCAACGAGACGGCAAGAAAGCCTCCTACCCTCATTACTATGAAGCAACCGCAGGCGGCTCTGCCCTATTTGGCGAAAGTTCTGAAACAGCTATTCTGCGTGAAATTGCAGAAAAAACCGGTATCCATCTACAGACTGATCAGCTTATCCATTACCACCACTTTGTGGCCCATGATGACCAGTGTATCTTTGACCTCTTTTGGGCAAAGGTTGACAATAGAAAAGATACGATTACTCTCCAAGACGGAGAAACAAGCGATTTCATCTGGATAGCACCAGCAGACCTTCCGAACTTTTTAGAAACCCAACTCGTCATTCCACGGCAAAAGGAGTATGTCGAGCAGTTGTTTTTAGAAAAAGAATAA
- a CDS encoding putative RNA methyltransferase, translating into MLPNVSPFAHAHRHFSCPLCKELLNLQEKSLICPNRHCFDISKFGYVNLAPHIKQSKTYDKENFQQRQLVLEAGYYQHILQVLNDLLGKQTEHEHILDVGCGEGYYTRHLQQAFPTKTFYAFDLSKHSVQLGAKSDKEKAIRWFVADLAKLPLQENSMDMLLDIFSPAHYQEFKRVLAPNGKLIKVIPTKEHLKEIRQKVGKTDYNNQDIIEHFREYFEIESTISATATYPLTEDSKVALLAMTPLLFHIDKTSMDWSDLTEITISSQILIGRQKG; encoded by the coding sequence ATGCTTCCAAATGTTTCACCCTTTGCACATGCCCACCGCCATTTCAGCTGCCCTCTTTGCAAGGAACTTTTAAATCTGCAAGAAAAGAGCCTGATTTGCCCCAACAGACACTGCTTTGACATCAGTAAGTTTGGTTATGTCAACCTTGCTCCCCATATCAAGCAATCCAAAACCTATGATAAGGAAAATTTCCAACAGCGGCAATTGGTGCTAGAAGCTGGTTACTACCAGCATATTTTACAAGTGCTTAACGATTTATTGGGCAAGCAAACAGAGCACGAGCATATTCTCGATGTTGGCTGCGGGGAGGGTTACTATACACGCCATCTACAACAAGCTTTTCCCACTAAAACCTTCTATGCTTTTGACTTATCCAAGCACTCGGTACAATTAGGTGCCAAGAGTGACAAAGAAAAAGCCATCCGCTGGTTTGTGGCAGACCTTGCCAAACTTCCGCTACAAGAAAATAGCATGGATATGTTATTAGATATCTTCTCTCCGGCCCACTATCAGGAATTCAAACGTGTCTTAGCTCCCAACGGCAAGCTCATCAAGGTCATTCCCACTAAAGAGCACCTCAAGGAGATTCGCCAGAAAGTAGGAAAAACGGACTATAACAACCAAGATATCATCGAGCATTTCAGGGAATACTTTGAGATAGAGAGCACTATCTCCGCAACAGCGACCTATCCTCTAACCGAGGACAGCAAAGTAGCCCTCCTTGCCATGACTCCCCTCCTCTTTCATATAGATAAAACAAGTATGGATTGGTCTGATTTGACAGAGATTACCATTTCCAGTCAAATTTTGATCGGACGTCAAAAAGGCTAG
- a CDS encoding N-acetyldiaminopimelate deacetylase — MLDIHQIRRDLHQIPEIGLEEFKTHAYLMRVIKDLTESLDFVEIRTWRTGILVFVKGSAPTKTIGWRTDIDGLPIVEDTGLPFASQHEGRMHACGHDMHMTIALGLLEQLTQKQPKNHLLFIFQPAEENEAGGMLMYEDGAFGEWLPDEFYALHVRPDLKVGAIATNRGTLFAGTCEVKLTFKGKGGHAAFPHEANDALVAASYFVTQVQSVVSRNVDPIEGAVVTFGAMQAGVTNNVIAETAFLHGTIRTLTMEMNRLTQERVRIIAEGVAQSFGMELEIELKQGGYLPVENHAGLADQMMTFFEEEEGVDLIDCLPAMTGEDFGYLLNKVDGVMFWLGIDSPYALHHPKMTPDEAALPFAIEKVGKFLRMKSEE, encoded by the coding sequence ATGCTAGATATTCACCAAATCCGCCGGGATCTTCATCAGATTCCTGAAATTGGATTAGAAGAATTTAAGACCCATGCCTATCTCATGCGGGTCATTAAGGATTTAACAGAGAGCCTTGATTTCGTTGAAATCAGAACTTGGCGAACGGGAATTTTAGTCTTTGTTAAAGGAAGTGCACCGACTAAAACGATTGGCTGGCGGACGGATATTGATGGTCTGCCGATTGTAGAGGATACTGGGCTTCCTTTTGCTAGTCAGCACGAAGGACGCATGCATGCTTGTGGCCATGACATGCACATGACGATTGCCCTAGGTTTGCTGGAGCAACTGACGCAAAAACAGCCAAAGAATCATCTTCTCTTTATCTTTCAGCCAGCTGAGGAAAACGAAGCTGGGGGTATGCTCATGTATGAAGATGGAGCCTTTGGCGAGTGGTTGCCAGATGAGTTTTATGCCTTACATGTCCGTCCTGATTTGAAGGTCGGTGCGATTGCGACCAATCGTGGAACCTTATTTGCAGGGACTTGTGAGGTCAAATTGACCTTTAAGGGCAAGGGAGGGCATGCTGCCTTTCCACATGAGGCAAATGATGCCTTGGTGGCAGCAAGTTATTTTGTGACCCAAGTGCAATCCGTTGTCAGTCGCAATGTCGATCCCATTGAAGGAGCTGTGGTGACCTTTGGTGCAATGCAGGCAGGAGTGACCAATAATGTCATCGCAGAAACAGCCTTTTTACATGGTACTATCCGAACCTTGACTATGGAGATGAATCGCTTGACCCAAGAGCGGGTTCGGATCATTGCTGAAGGTGTGGCTCAGTCCTTTGGAATGGAGCTCGAAATCGAGCTGAAACAGGGGGGCTATCTTCCTGTGGAAAATCATGCAGGCTTGGCAGATCAAATGATGACCTTCTTTGAGGAGGAAGAAGGCGTGGATTTGATTGATTGTCTTCCAGCTATGACAGGAGAAGACTTTGGTTATCTGCTAAATAAGGTGGATGGGGTCATGTTTTGGCTAGGGATTGATAGCCCTTATGCTCTCCATCATCCTAAGATGACGCCAGATGAAGCCGCTTTGCCATTTGCCATCGAAAAAGTTGGGAAATTTTTACGGATGAAAAGTGAAGAATAG
- a CDS encoding MerR family transcriptional regulator, with product MKTGQITQTYKISRDTLRFYIKKGLLMPTIQEGHYRWSEQDCQELENILQLRELGLSIKAIQRMKEVHDTMCGTREQWIENRQVLQKEVAERRKMIEQLEAQIHNMNGLIEQLDEKLAGLENETR from the coding sequence ATGAAAACTGGACAAATCACTCAAACCTACAAGATTAGCCGAGATACCCTTCGATTTTATATCAAGAAAGGATTGCTCATGCCAACTATCCAAGAAGGTCACTATCGCTGGAGCGAGCAAGATTGTCAAGAACTTGAAAACATTCTCCAACTGCGAGAACTGGGCCTTTCTATCAAAGCCATTCAACGAATGAAAGAAGTCCATGACACCATGTGTGGCACTAGAGAGCAGTGGATAGAAAACCGTCAGGTCCTACAAAAGGAAGTAGCTGAACGCAGGAAAATGATTGAGCAACTCGAAGCACAAATCCACAACATGAACGGATTGATCGAGCAACTCGATGAAAAATTAGCAGGTCTAGAAAATGAAACTAGGTGA